From Methanosarcina lacustris Z-7289, one genomic window encodes:
- the cobN gene encoding cobaltochelatase subunit CobN, with protein sequence MKIVSITWNSYIPILLEAAEELGIELEAYYSKILEENPEETEKVFSACEHADAIFIYHIANPFWEEFYERLEPLKTRIPVICVGSDPSSFTLSSVKLEIAATCFSYIIYGGKENFGNMLCYLLKEVLGTELEVKPPEKIPWDGLYHPDAGEMFSSLREYLDWYGPLKDKTVGLLISRTSWVNNDLEIEKTLIRDFENLGLSVIPVFAYSLKDEELGSRGMNEVIEAYFMENGKTVIDALVKLSPFFIMSSKNKEDESSCAAKGVELLQKLDVPVFQPVISNYVTVEQWQESQGLSTEIGWGVAMPEFEGVIEPILIGAGKNEGNYIGRTPIQERCSKLASRVLKWITLRKKPINQRKVAFILHNRPCTGVEGSVGDAANLDSLESAARILNRMQEAGYTVSPPLDGKELIETILKRKAISEFRWTPINEIVKNGGVLAFVEKEEYEQFFNTLSPNVRQRVIESWGNPPGEEVNGIPAAMVYENKIVVTGIQYGNAVVCVQPKRGCAGARCDGKVCKILHDPDVPPTHQYLATYRYLENTFGADVLVHVGTHGSLEFLPGKGVGLSGDCYPDIGIGTIPHLYIYNSDNPPEGTVAKRRSLACLVDHMQTVMTSGGLYGSLEELDRLLGEYEQVKYDKGRAHALKHLILDEIKKSNLDSEIKADHQTPFEEIIRKAHEVLGKIRNSQIHNGMHIFGQLPEGEKKVEFINSILRYDEQESEGKRVSIRRLIAGLLELDLDELISDQSLISANGKSNGQRLEEIDSLSKDFIRTFISNPEKEPDRIIKEVISGQSFEGQSYEVQSINPTSSRIATAICKRILDLESRIDASLEIEALLHGFDGGYIPAGPSGLIMRGRDDVLPTGRNFYSLDPKRVPTKAAWRVGQQLSGVLIDKHLRDEGRYPENVAFYWMTNDIMWADGEGMAQIMSLLGVEPLWLGNGRLKGFSVIPLEELGRPRIDVTIRISGILRDNFPNCLEVIDEAIQAVVSLDEPEDMNYPGKHSHRMIEEGADSREATLRIFSSKPGTYSAGVQLAIYASAWKDEKDLADIFLYWNGYAYGKDVKGQEAHTQLASNLKTVDATFNKVVSDEYDLLGCCCYYGIQGGLTAAAKQASGRDVKIYFGDTREPQHVEVRDMADELRRVVRTRLLNPKWIEGMKQHGYKGAQDISKRVGRVYGWEASTQEVDDWIFDDITKAFVLDEEMRKFFEKNNPYALEEMSRRLLEAQSRGLWNPDPQVFEDLKNSYLEIESWMEELAGEGEFQGGAVDIMSFEDVPDWDRKMQEIRKILK encoded by the coding sequence ATGAAAATTGTTTCAATAACCTGGAATTCATACATCCCCATCCTTCTTGAAGCAGCAGAGGAACTTGGAATAGAGCTTGAAGCCTACTACTCAAAAATCCTGGAAGAAAACCCTGAAGAAACTGAGAAAGTGTTTTCTGCATGTGAGCACGCTGATGCCATATTTATTTACCACATAGCCAACCCGTTCTGGGAAGAATTCTATGAAAGGCTCGAACCCTTAAAAACAAGGATACCCGTAATCTGCGTGGGGAGCGACCCCTCCAGTTTTACCCTATCTTCCGTGAAACTTGAGATTGCAGCCACATGTTTTTCTTACATAATATACGGAGGAAAAGAAAACTTTGGAAATATGCTGTGCTACCTCTTAAAAGAGGTTTTAGGGACTGAGCTTGAAGTAAAACCCCCGGAAAAGATTCCATGGGACGGACTCTATCACCCGGATGCCGGGGAAATGTTCTCAAGCCTCCGGGAATACCTGGACTGGTACGGACCCCTGAAAGATAAAACCGTGGGGCTGCTCATTTCCAGGACTTCCTGGGTGAACAATGACCTTGAGATTGAAAAGACCCTCATAAGAGATTTTGAAAACCTGGGGCTTTCTGTTATTCCCGTTTTTGCTTATTCGTTAAAAGATGAAGAACTCGGGAGCAGGGGAATGAATGAGGTCATTGAAGCTTACTTTATGGAAAACGGAAAAACCGTCATAGACGCTCTTGTGAAACTCTCCCCATTTTTCATAATGAGCAGCAAAAACAAAGAAGATGAAAGTTCATGTGCAGCGAAAGGCGTTGAACTGTTACAGAAGCTTGACGTACCTGTTTTCCAGCCTGTAATTTCCAACTACGTTACAGTAGAACAGTGGCAAGAATCCCAGGGTTTAAGCACTGAGATTGGATGGGGGGTAGCTATGCCTGAGTTCGAGGGTGTAATTGAGCCCATCCTCATAGGGGCAGGCAAAAATGAAGGAAATTACATAGGGCGTACCCCTATCCAGGAACGCTGCTCAAAACTTGCATCCAGAGTCCTTAAATGGATAACCCTTCGGAAAAAACCGATAAACCAGAGAAAAGTTGCCTTTATCCTGCACAACAGGCCCTGCACAGGGGTTGAAGGCTCGGTAGGAGATGCTGCAAACCTTGACTCTCTTGAAAGCGCGGCAAGAATATTAAACCGGATGCAGGAAGCAGGCTATACTGTCAGCCCTCCACTTGATGGCAAAGAGCTTATTGAAACTATTCTCAAGAGAAAAGCAATTTCCGAATTTAGATGGACCCCAATTAATGAAATTGTAAAGAACGGAGGGGTTCTGGCTTTTGTGGAAAAAGAAGAGTATGAACAATTTTTCAATACCCTGAGCCCGAATGTAAGACAGAGGGTAATTGAGAGCTGGGGAAACCCACCTGGGGAAGAAGTCAATGGCATTCCTGCTGCAATGGTCTATGAAAACAAAATAGTTGTGACAGGGATACAGTATGGAAACGCTGTCGTCTGTGTGCAGCCAAAGCGAGGATGTGCAGGAGCCAGATGTGACGGAAAAGTCTGCAAGATCCTGCACGACCCTGACGTTCCGCCAACCCATCAGTACCTTGCTACCTACAGGTATCTTGAAAACACCTTTGGAGCTGATGTACTCGTACATGTAGGGACCCACGGCAGTCTGGAGTTCCTGCCCGGAAAAGGGGTGGGGCTTTCAGGGGACTGTTATCCTGACATCGGAATCGGGACTATCCCCCACCTCTACATTTACAATTCCGACAACCCCCCGGAAGGCACCGTTGCCAAACGCCGAAGCCTTGCCTGCCTGGTTGACCATATGCAGACGGTCATGACCTCGGGAGGGCTTTATGGAAGCCTTGAAGAACTTGACAGGCTGCTCGGGGAATACGAACAGGTAAAATACGATAAGGGAAGGGCACATGCCCTGAAGCACCTGATCCTTGATGAGATAAAAAAATCGAACCTTGACTCCGAGATAAAAGCCGACCACCAGACTCCTTTTGAGGAAATAATAAGGAAAGCGCATGAAGTCCTCGGAAAGATCAGGAACAGCCAGATCCACAACGGGATGCACATCTTCGGGCAGCTCCCCGAAGGAGAGAAGAAAGTGGAGTTCATAAACTCGATTTTAAGGTATGATGAGCAGGAAAGTGAGGGAAAAAGGGTTTCGATCCGGAGGCTGATTGCAGGGCTTCTGGAGCTTGACCTTGATGAACTGATCTCTGACCAGAGCCTGATTTCAGCAAATGGGAAGTCAAATGGGCAGAGGCTCGAGGAGATTGATTCGCTCTCAAAAGATTTCATCAGGACATTCATAAGTAACCCGGAAAAAGAGCCGGACCGGATAATCAAAGAGGTTATTTCAGGGCAGAGTTTTGAAGGGCAGAGTTATGAGGTTCAGAGCATAAACCCTACCTCTTCCCGAATAGCCACTGCAATCTGCAAAAGGATTCTTGACCTTGAGTCCAGAATAGATGCCTCTCTAGAGATTGAAGCTCTTTTGCATGGTTTTGACGGAGGGTACATCCCGGCCGGCCCTTCAGGCCTTATCATGCGCGGAAGAGATGACGTACTTCCAACTGGCAGGAATTTTTATTCTCTTGACCCTAAAAGGGTCCCGACAAAAGCTGCCTGGAGAGTGGGACAACAGCTCTCAGGGGTTTTGATTGATAAACACCTCAGAGACGAAGGTCGTTATCCCGAAAACGTGGCATTTTACTGGATGACAAACGACATTATGTGGGCTGATGGAGAGGGCATGGCCCAGATTATGAGCCTCCTCGGGGTCGAACCGCTCTGGCTTGGCAACGGGCGCCTTAAGGGGTTTTCCGTGATCCCCCTTGAAGAACTGGGAAGGCCCAGGATTGATGTTACTATCAGGATATCCGGAATCCTCAGGGACAACTTCCCGAACTGCCTGGAGGTTATAGATGAGGCAATCCAGGCTGTGGTTTCGCTTGACGAACCTGAGGACATGAACTATCCAGGAAAACACAGCCACAGGATGATTGAGGAAGGAGCGGATTCCAGAGAAGCTACTTTAAGGATCTTTTCAAGCAAACCCGGGACCTATTCTGCAGGGGTTCAGCTCGCAATCTATGCAAGTGCCTGGAAGGATGAAAAGGACCTGGCAGACATCTTCCTTTACTGGAACGGATATGCCTATGGAAAAGACGTAAAGGGCCAGGAAGCCCACACACAGCTTGCTTCGAACCTCAAAACGGTTGATGCTACCTTTAACAAAGTAGTCAGTGACGAGTACGACCTTCTTGGCTGCTGTTGTTACTATGGGATTCAGGGAGGGCTCACGGCTGCCGCCAAACAGGCTTCGGGCAGAGACGTGAAGATCTATTTTGGGGATACGAGAGAACCACAGCATGTCGAAGTCCGGGACATGGCTGATGAACTGCGGAGGGTCGTAAGAACCAGGCTTTTAAACCCTAAATGGATCGAAGGCATGAAACAGCACGGGTACAAGGGCGCACAGGACATTTCGAAGAGAGTCGGAAGGGTCTACGGCTGGGAAGCTTCCACGCAGGAAGTGGACGACTGGATCTTTGATGATATCACAAAGGCTTTTGTGCTTGATGAAGAGATGCGCAAGTTCTTTGAAAAGAACAATCCCTACGCTCTTGAGGAAATGTCCCGCAGGCTCCTTGAAGCACAGTCAAGAGGGCTCTGGAACCCTGACCCGCAGGTGTTTGAAGACCTGAAAAACTCTTACCTTGAGATCGAAAGCTGGATGGAAGAGCTAGCAGGGGAAGGAGAGTTTCAGGGAGGAGCTGTGGACATCATGAGCTTTGAAGATGTCCCGGACTGGGATAGGAAGATGCAGGAAATCCGAAAAATACTCAAATGA